The Micromonospora sp. WMMD1102 genomic interval TGAACGCTGGAGGGTGTGTCCCTCCGGCCCATGCCTCACCTGCCAGAAGGTCTGCCAGACTGTGGTGACCTTGGAGGTTTTAGAGGTGGGGGTTCTGGTGGGCGAGGGGCGTTGGCTGAGGATCGGCCAAGTGGCCGAGATCCTTGGCGTGCACACCAACACCGCACGGAACTACGCCGACACCGGCAAGTTCCGCCGGGTCCGCCGCCTTGCCGGCGGGGATCGGCGGATCTGGTCGGAAGACGTCGAGAGCTACCTCCGTGAGATGGAAGCGGAGCCTGAACGCGACCAAGGCGCCTCACCGCAGCAATAGCAAGCGAAGGCATCCCCGTTGGATTCGCCACCTCAAGCTGCACTGCGGCCCTGACCTCAGTTGAGGCGGGGCCGCTTTCGTCGTGCCGTCGGACCGACTTGGACGACTGGCTGCCGAGCGAGGGATTGAGCCGGGAGTAGCGGGGTCTACGCTGGACGTGGCGGGTTGCCGGACCCCTGGGTTCGGGGTACACCGGCCCGCACAGACAACGGCCCCGGCTTCGCGGTGAAGCCGGGGCCACTTGGTCTGTTCGTCAGGCGGCAGTGATGACGAGCACCGTGTTGGTCAGCCTGGCGAGTTCGATTGCGAGCAGCAACACGACCGGCCACCACGGACCTTGGTCGGGGGTCTGGTGTTGCCGACGACGCTTGTTGGGCATGAGTGCCTCCTTGGGGGCAGACGAAGGCGGCCCCGGACTGTCCGGGGCCGCCTTCGGTCGGTTCTGTGTCGCACCGGTTGGGGGTGCGACCTATAGGCAGTGGTCCTCACCTCTGCGCCCCACGGGTCAGGCGACATAAGGGTGCAATTTGGATGTCCGCTATACCCGTGTTGACATCTTTGATGAGCATTGGCCATCCGAATTGCCACCTGACGCCTTGATTTCAGCAGCGTCAGATCGTCCCGACATCTGAGCAAACGGCCCCGGCTCCGTGATGGAGCCGGGGCCGCGCTGGTGTTGCGGGCCTAGAGGTACGGCTTGGCGGCCAGGGCGGCGGCGAGCGTGTCGTACACGCCCTCCGGCACGTCAACCCCGAGACGGACGAGCATGGTCACGCTGGTGTGGTCCTCCTCGTCGCCGTTGTAGATGCCCACCCGCGTGTGATGGACGACGTGCGACTCGTCCACGGCGCCCTTGTGCGTCTCGTAGTGGACGTTGCCCGGGTCGGTGTCCCAGTCGTAGTCCGGGTCGTCGCCGCGATAGGAGACGGCTACGGGCAGGTAGACGGGTGTGCCGGCGGCGAGGGTGTCGGCCAGTTCGGTGCGGTCGCCGATCCGGCCCCACATCGGGTCGTCGTCGCCGGTGTCGACTCCACCGACCGGTGGGGTGTCGGTGCCGGCCCACTCGTACCATCGCAGTTTGCCGACGTCGGGCCGGTCGAGCAGGTCGAGGGTGTTCGTCACTGCCCGATGGCCTCGCGCCCGTCGTCGGTCAGGGTGTAGTGCCGCACCATGCCGTAGGTGGTGTGGGGCGGCTGGCGTCGCACCAGCCCCGCCTTCTCCAGGTCGGCGACGATGCCGGTCACCTTCCGCTTCGGCGCGTCGGATTCCTTCAGCCACACGTCGGCGTCGGCCCAGGACTGGCGGATGGTTTTGAGGGCGTAGACCTCGATGTCGGTGGAGGCGATGGCGTGGAGGATCGCCGCGCGGGTGGGGGTGATCTGGATGCTGGTCATCGTGGTCTCCTCTGGTCTGCGTTGACTCTAGATTAGCGGGTACCCACTAGTAGTGCAAGTGCCTACCCGCTAAGATGTTGTCCATGAACCCAGACCCGCTCGCCCCCCTCGACAAACTCCGGGCCGAACTCGCCCGACAAACCACCCCCGTCGACCGTGCTCGCGTCTGGGGACTCATCCTCGACGCCTGGCCCGACCTGCACCGCGCTATCGCCGACGCCCGCGCAGCCGACGTACGGGCTGCCCGCCAGACAATGAAGGACACCGAGATCGCGGAACGGCTCGGCAAACACTTCACCACCGTGTCCCGGATCGCCCGGGAAGCCGGCCGGGCGCCGAAGACATAACGATCACCGGTAACCGCCACCGGTAGAGGTCAGGGAACGATCCGCTTGCCGTAGTCAGTGGCAGGGTCGTACCGGCCTTCGAGGTAGTCGACGAACCGGTGGGCGTGCCCACCCCGGTCCTTGGTCGTCTTCGCCGCGTACGGCCCGTCCTCGTGGGCGGCCACGTACTCGTCGGCAAGCCTGCGTAGCTGGGCGATCTGGTCGGCGGGAAGTTTCGGGGTCGGCATGGCGGTCTCCTCCGGGTTGAGATGTGCGGCGCCCATCATGCACCCGGCGGCGTGGGCTGAGAGTCAATTCACTGACGCCCGGTTCGCCTTGCGGTCCACCTGGCCGAGGCGGTATCGGGTGTCAGCCGTCGGTGCCGGCGATGACGGCCAGGAGTTCGTCTGCCCGGGTGTAGAACGGCACCCGCGCCCCGTCGTCGAGCGTGAACGAGTCCCACCGGTCCGGGCTGCCGGCGTCAGCAGTCCACAGGTGTCGGGCTAGGTTGTCACGCTGCTGCTGCCGGTCTGGCCCGTAGTCGAAGGCGACCACCCGCTCGTCACAGACGCCGTCGTCGTTCCATGCCCGGATGACGAGCTGGTCACCACGGGCCGGGCCGTCTCCGGGGAGCCCGCCGACGATCTCGATCAGGGTCATGCGGCGTCGCCGCTTCCACCTGTCGACGGCGTCCTTGCCTGCGTGGTACCGCTTCCACGCTTCGGCTTCGGTGGTGTTGCCCTCGGAGGCGTAGGCGGAGAAGCCGAACCCGGCGAGGAGGCCGGGACGCAGGTGGACGCCGAAGTGGTGGAACTCGTCCGGCTTGACGCCTTCGACGATGTCGCCGCCTCGGGCCTGCGTGTCGAGGGTGAGGCCGGCGGTGACCTCGGGTGGCTGGTCGAGATAGGTGTACCGCTGGGTGACGGTCATTCGCCGGCCGTGGGCGAGTAGGTTCCGAACGCGGGCGGTCAGGTGCGGCATGGTGTCGAGGGCCGCCATCGCGGTCACCTCCCGCTGGCGCAGGATCCGCTCCGGGCTAACCACGGTCGCCCTCCGCGAGGATCGCGTCGATCAGCCGGTCCGCCGCGTCCCGCTTGGCGTCACGCTTCCGGAACTCGTCCATCTGCTGATCGGTGAACCGGCCGAACTTCTGGGTGCGCCACGGCCGGTCGGGGTGGTCAGTCTTGGTGAAGGTGATGTTGTTGTGCCGGATCGTCGCTCCGATCGGCATGTCGGCGGCGGGCTCGAAGGTGGCGGCCTGCTCAGGCACGGTCGAACTCCCGCCTGCCCGCCTCGGCAATCGCCTTCGCGAGGCGGACGGCTTCGGCTCGCACTTCCGGGTCGTCGCTGTCTGCCATCTTGCCGAGCCTGTCGTAGAGCTTGCTGTGGATCTGGAAGTGCTGGTCGTCGTCGTCGAGCATGGTTGTCTCCTCAAGTAGTCGGGGTGTCGGCGGTCATCGCGACGTGCGTAATCCACGCCGTCCCGGTCGGCTGCCACGCCTCGGTGGTGTGCCATCCGTGCTCGGCCAGCGCCCGTTCGGCAGCCTCGGTCGGCTCCTCGCCGCGTTGTACGGGCACGGGCATGGACGCGAAGGTCTGGCCGTAGTTGGAGAGCCGGACAATGGCGCCGTGGACGGGGTGGGTGTTGAGTTTCGCGGAGATCACGGTCGGCGCTCCTCAGATCGTCGGGGTGTCGGCGGGCGGTGGGCTGCGACGGCCTTGTGTCCGTCGAGGGTCACGGTGCACCGGTTACCGCCACCCAACCTCGGCAGGGCGATCAGGCCGGCGGCAAGAAGCGGCTTCCACCAGTCCAGGTCGACGGCGTCGGACCGGTCGTGGGCGGTGCCGACGTACAACGGCACCGGCTGGTCGAGTCGGGCGCCGGTCGCCTCGTCGTAGTAGCGGACGGACGCGTACAAGGTCAGGTGACCGTCGGCCATGTCCCGGAGCCGCTTGTACTGTTGGTGGGTCAGGTTAGTCATGGTCATTGCCCCTTCGCGTCGAGTTCGGCGAGCACCCGCCGGCCGTGCTTGGTGATGTGCCGAGCCGACCCGCCATGCACGGCGGACCCCGGCGAGAAGACGCCCTTACGGACGAGCCCTTCGACAGCCTTCCGCTCCTTCGGCGACGTCCAAGCGCCGACGTGGATGAGTCCGTTGTTGGCGGCGGCTTCGCGGAGGAGTCGGGTTTCGGTCGGCGACAGGGTGACCGGGTTCGGGGCCAGCTTCGCGGTGTTCACGGTCACGCCTCCAACGCCTTGTCGGTGACCTCGAAGTACCGGTCGTGTCGACCGGCCGGCGGCGGGCAGGTCACCAACCCGGCCTCTTCCAGGCTGGTCAGTTCCGCCACAACATCGCTGCCGGCCTCGCGGACGTCGGTGCCGTGGTGCTGCCAGATGACGCCGCCGTGGTCGCGGAAAACCTCGCGTCGGACGGCGACAGCCAACGCGTACAGGGTGCTCGGGCTCCTCGGGATCCGGTCAACCATCGGGGTCACCTTTCGTTGCTGAGGAACTGGTCGGCGGGCGCATGCCACGGGCCGATGATCTGCGTGCCGTCTGGCAACACCCGCACCTCTTGGAATGCCGCGTAGGCGCGCACCGGGTGGCTACGGTCCGTCCGGCCGGACAGGGCCAACGACGCCGAGCCGAGGTTGATGTCGTCGGCGTCGCGGCGGGCTTCCGCCTCGTCGACAGCCGGGACGAAGGTGGTTTCGCCATCGGCGGCGACGTAGGCGATAGCCCAGTCGGTTCGCTGCGGGGGTTCGCCGAGGGCGTAGGCGATGGCGTCGGCGGCGGCACGGAAGGTGGCGGTCATCGCCATCACTCCTCGTTGTTCTCGTCGCAGCGGCAGTCGTCGGCCAGTTCGCCGCAGCAGTCTTGGTGACCACCACCAACAAACCCGGTACCGCCGCACGCCGCGCAGTCCCAACCGGGGCTGGACTCG includes:
- a CDS encoding helix-turn-helix domain-containing protein, encoding MGVLVGEGRWLRIGQVAEILGVHTNTARNYADTGKFRRVRRLAGGDRRIWSEDVESYLREMEAEPERDQGASPQQ